The following are encoded in a window of Jeotgalibacillus aurantiacus genomic DNA:
- the galU gene encoding UTP--glucose-1-phosphate uridylyltransferase GalU: MELKVRKAIIPAAGLGTRFLPATKAMPKEMLPIVDKPTIQYIVEEAIAAGIEDIIIVTGKGKRAIEDHFDHSFELEQNLYEKGKFDLLDVVQHSSRLVDIHYIRQKEPKGLGHAIWCARKFIGNEPFAVLLGDDIVQAQTPCLKQLLDVYARYNASIVGVQKVKEQEVSRYGIVDGRPVNDRLFYIEELVEKPEIHLAPSNLAILGRYILTPGIMDLLSEQKPGAGNEIQLTDAIAALNKSEAVYAYEFEGTRYDVGEKMGFIQTTIDFALKNEELHDGLLEYLVQKVNEYQIAKQ; this comes from the coding sequence ATGGAATTGAAAGTGAGAAAAGCTATTATTCCGGCAGCCGGATTGGGAACCAGGTTCTTACCCGCAACTAAAGCGATGCCCAAAGAAATGCTTCCAATTGTTGATAAGCCAACCATTCAGTACATTGTGGAGGAGGCAATCGCAGCCGGGATTGAAGATATTATCATCGTCACAGGCAAAGGTAAAAGAGCAATTGAGGATCATTTTGATCATTCATTTGAGCTTGAACAAAATCTATATGAAAAGGGTAAGTTCGATCTTTTAGATGTCGTTCAGCATTCCTCAAGACTCGTTGATATTCATTATATTCGTCAAAAGGAACCAAAAGGGCTTGGTCATGCCATCTGGTGTGCGAGAAAGTTTATTGGAAATGAACCATTTGCAGTCTTGCTGGGAGATGACATTGTACAGGCCCAAACGCCTTGCTTAAAGCAACTTCTGGATGTGTACGCAAGGTACAATGCCTCTATTGTAGGCGTGCAGAAAGTAAAGGAACAGGAAGTCTCGAGGTACGGCATAGTAGACGGAAGACCAGTGAATGACAGGTTATTTTATATCGAAGAACTTGTTGAAAAACCTGAAATTCACCTGGCACCATCAAACCTTGCGATCCTTGGCCGGTACATACTGACACCGGGCATTATGGATCTGCTCAGTGAGCAAAAGCCTGGGGCAGGCAATGAAATTCAATTGACGGATGCCATTGCTGCTTTAAATAAATCTGAAGCAGTCTATGCCTACGAATTTGAGGGCACACGCTATGACGTGGGTGAAAAAATGGGCTTTATTCAAACGACCATTGACTTTGCACTGAAAAACGAAGAATTGCACGATGGTTTGCTGGAGTATCTTGTTCAGAAAGTTAATGAGTATCAGATTGCTAAACAATAG